The following coding sequences lie in one Globicephala melas chromosome 15, mGloMel1.2, whole genome shotgun sequence genomic window:
- the NCOA6 gene encoding nuclear receptor coactivator 6 isoform X2 — MVLDDLPNLEDIYTSLCSSTVEDSEMDFDSGLEDDDSKSDSILEDSTIFVAFKGNIDDKDFKWKLDTILENVPNLLHMESSKLKVQKVEPWNSVRVTFNIPREAAERLRILAQSNNQQLRDLGILSVQIEGEGAINLALAQNRSQDVRMNGPMGAGNSVRIEAGFPMAGGPGLIRMTSPATVMIPQGGNVSSSMMAPGPNSELQPRTPRPASQSDAMDPLLSGLHIQQQSHPSGSLAPPHHPMQPVPVNRQLNPANFPQLQPQPQQQPQQQQLQTRPPQQHQQQQPQGIRPQFTAPAQVPVPPGWNQLPSGALQPPPAQSSLGTMTANQGWKKAPLPGPMQQQLQARPSLATVQTPSHPPPPYPFGSQQASQAHTNFPQMSNPGQFTAPQMKSLQGGPSRVPAPLQQPHLTNKSPASSPSSFQQGSPASSPTVNQTQQQMGPRPPQNNPLPQGFQQPVSSPGRNPMVQQGNVPPNFMVMQQQPPNQGPQSLHPGLGGMPKRLPPGFSAGQANPNFMQGQVPSTTATTPGNSGAPQLQANQNVQHAGGQGAGPPQNQMQVSHGPPNMMQPSLMGIHGNMNNQQAGSSGVPQVNLGNMQGQPQQGPPSQLMSMHQQIVPSQGQMVQQQGTLNPQNPMILSRAQLMPQGQMMVNPQSQNLGPSPQRMTPPKQMLPQQGPQMMAPHNQMMGPQGQVLLQQNPMIEQIMTNQMQGNKQQFNTQNQSNVMSGPAQIMRGPTPNMQGNMVQFTGQMSGQMLPQQGPVNNSPSQVMGIQGQVLRPPGPSPHMAQPHGDPATTANNDVSLSQMMPDVSMQQSNMVPPHVQAMQGNSASGNHFSGHGMPFNAPFSGAPNGNQMSCGQNPGFPVNKDVTLTSPLLVNLLQSDISAGHFGVNNKQNNTNANKPKKKKPPRKKKNSQQDLNTPDTRPAGLEEADQQPLPGEQGINLDNSGPKLPEFSNRPPGYPSQPVEQRPLQQMPPQLMQHVAPPPQPPQQQPPPQPPPPPSQPQSQQQQQQMMMMLMMQQDPKSVRLPVSQSVHPPRGPLNPDSQRMPMQQSGSVPVMVSLQGPASVPPSPDKQRMPMPVNTPLGSNSRKMVYQENPQNPSSSPLGEMSSLPEASGSEVPSVSGGPNNMPSHLVVSQNQLMMTGPKPGPSPLSTTQGATPQQPPVNSLPSSHGHHFPNVAAPTQTSRPKTPNRASPRPYYPQTPNNRPPSTEPSEISLSPERLNASIAGLFPPQINIPLPPRPNLNRGFDQQGLNPTTLKAIGQAPSNLTMNNPSNFAAPQTHKLDSVVVNSGKQSNSGATKRASPSNSRRSSPGSSRKTTPSPGRQNSKAPKLTLASQTNATLLQNVELPRNVLVSPTPLANPPVPGSFPNNSGLNPQNPTMPVAAIGGVLEENKESLTMPQDSDCQNSQGRKEQVNVELKAVPAQEVKIAPEDQSKKDGQPSDTNKLPSIEENKNLVSPAMREAPTSLSQLLDNSGAPNVTIKPPGLTDLEVTPPVVSGEDLKKASVIPTLQDSSSKEPSNSLNLPHSNEPCSTLVHPELSEVSSNVAPSIPQVMSRPVSSSSISTPLPPNQITVFVTSNPITTSANTSAALPTHLQSALMSTVVTMPNVGSKVMVSEGQSAAQSNARPQFITPVFINSSSIIQVMKGSQPSTIPATPLTTNSGLMPPSVAVVGPLHIPQNIKFSSAPVLPNAPSSSPAANIQTGRPLVLNSRATPVQLPSPPCTTSPVVPPHPPVQQVKELNPEETSPQVSTSADQSTLPSSQSTTVVSPLLTNSPGSSVNRRSPVSSSKGKGKVDKIGQILLTKACKKVTGSLEKGEEQYGADGETEGQGLETTAPGLMGTEQLSTELDSKTPTPPAPTLLKMTSSPVGPGSASAGPSLPGSTLPTNVRSIVTTLVPSELISAAPTTKNNHIGIASEPLAGGLVEEKVGSHPEHLPSIAPSQSLVPKETPATALQGSVPRPELEANAAIVSGQSEPKEITEKSKTPSRRNSRTEEPAVASESVENGHRKRSSRPASASSSTKDITSAVQSKRRKSK, encoded by the exons gatTAATAAGGATGACCAGCCCTGCCACTGTTATGATACCCCAGGGTGGAAATGTGTCATCTTCCATGATGGCACCAGGCCCCAATTCAGAACTGCAGCCCAGGACTCCTCGCCCTGCTTCTCAGTCAG ATGCAATGGATCCACTCCTCTCTGGGCTCCATATACAGCAGCAAAGTCATCCCTCAGGATCTTTAGCTCCCCCGCACCACCCAATGCAGCCCGTCCCTGTGAACAGACAGTTAAACCCAGCTAATTTTCCCCAGCTGCAGCCGCAGCCGCAGCAAcagccacagcagcagcagctgcagaCAAGACCCCCACAGCAacatcagcagcagcagccgcaGGGAATTCGACCCCAGTTTACTGCCCCAGCTCAGGTGCCTGTTCCTCCAGGCTGGAACCAGCTGCCTTCGGGAGCCCTTCAGCCTCCTCCAGCCCAGAGTTCTCTGGGCACAATGACTGCAAATCAAGGGTGGAAGAAGGCTCCTTTGCCTGGCCCAATGCAACAGCAACTCCAGGCAAGACCATCCTTAGCCACGGTACAGacaccttcccaccctccccctccgtATCCCTTTGGCAGCCAGCAAGCTTCACAAGCCCATACAAACTTTCCTCAGATGAGCAACCCAGGCCAGTTCACAGCTCCTCAGATGAAGAGCTTGCAGGGAGGGCCCTCTAGGGTCCCAGCCCCCCTGCAGCAGCCCCACCTCACCAACAAGTCTCCTGCCtcctcaccctcctccttccAGCAGGGATCCCCTGCATCCTCCCCAACGGTTAACCAAACTCAGCAGCAGATGGGACCAAGGCCACCTCAAAATAACCCACTTCCCCAGGGATTTCAGCAGCCCGTCAGCTCTCCGGGTCGGAATCCTATGGTTCAACAGGGAAACGTGCCACCTAACTTCATGGTGATGCAGCAGCAACCACCAAATCAGGGGCCACAGAGTTTACATCCAGGCCTAGGAG GAATGCCTAAACGCCTCCCACCTGGCTTCTCAGCAGGACAGGCCAATCCGAACTTTATGCAAGGTCAGGTGCCTTCGACCACAGCAACTACCCCTGGGAATTCAGGAGCCCCTCAGCTGCAAGCAAATCAAAATGTCCAGCATGCAG gtggtcAAGGAGCTGGTCCTCCTCAAAACCAGATGCAGGTGTCCCACGGGCCACCAAATATGATGCAGCCCAGCCTCATGGGAATTCATGGCAACATGAACAACCAACAGGCTGGTAGTTCTGGGGTTCCTCAGGTGAACCTGGGCAACATGCAAGGCCAGCCCCAGCAGGGCCCACCATCTCAGCTGATGAGCATGCACCAGCAGATCGTGCCCTCCCAGGGCCAGATGGTCCAGCAACAAGGAACCTTGAACCCTCAGAACCCTATGATCCTTTCAAGGGCCCAGCTTATGCCACAGGGTCAGATGATGGTGAATCCTCAGAGCCAAAATCTTGGGCCCTCGCCCCAGAGGATGACCCCACCTAAGCAGATGCTTCCCCAGCAGGGCCCACAAATGATGGCACCACATAACCAGATGATGGGGCCTCAGGGGCAAGTTTTGCTTCAACAGAACCCAATGATAGAGCAGATTATGACCAATCAGATGCAGGGGAATAAGCAACAGTTTAACACTCAGAACCAATCTAATGTCATGTCGGGACCAGCACAGATAATGAGGGGACCAACTCCAAACATGCAAGGAAACATGGTGCAGTTTACGGGACAGATGTCAGGACAGATGCTGCCCCAGCAAGGGCCCGTGAACAACAGTCCATCTCAGGTTATGGGGATTCAGGGGCAGGTCTTGAGGCCACCAGGGCCCAGCCCACATATGGCCCAGCCGCATGGCGATCCTGCTACTACAGCAAATAACGATGTCAGCTTGTCTCAGATGATGCCTGATGTTAGCATGCAACAAAGCAACATGGTCCCCCCCCACGTGCAGGCCATGCAGGGAAACAGTGCCTCGGGAAACCACTTCTCAGGCCATGGGATGCCTTTCAATGCACCTTTCAGTGGAGCACCCAATGGAAATCAGATGTCCTGTGGTCAGAATCCAGGCTTCCCGGTCAATAAGGATGTCACGCTAACAAGCCCATTGTTGGTCAACTTATTGCAGAGTGATATCTCTGCAGGCCATTTTGGGGTAAACAATAAGCAAAATAATACCAACGCAAATAAACCGAAGAAGAAGAAACCCCCTCggaagaagaaaaatagtcaGCAGGATCTAAA CACCCCAGATACTCGCCCAGCTGGTCTGGAGGAGGCTGATCAGCAGCCATTGCCTGGAGAACAAGGAATTAACTTGGACAACTCAGGCCCTAAACTGCCAGAATTTTCAAACCGGCCACCAG GTTATCCTTCTCAACCAGTTGAACAGAGGCCACTTCAGCAGATGCCTCCTCAGCTCATGCAGCATGTGgcgcccccaccccagccaccacagcagcagccgccgccgcagccgccgccacCCCCCAGTCAGCCACAgtctcagcagcagcagcagcaaatgaTGATGATGCTCATGATGCAGCAGGACCCCAAATCAGTTAGGCTTCCAGTCTCCCAGAGCGTCCATCCCCCAAGGGGCCCCCTGAATCCGGACTCCCAGAGAATGCCCATGCAACAGAGTGGCAGTGTGCCTGTCATGGTCAGTTTGCAAGGACCTGCCTCCGTGCCGCCATCACCTGATAAGCAAAGAATGCCAATGCCTGTGAATACTCCTTTGGGAAGCAATTCAAGGAAAATGGTATACCAGGAGAACCCCCAGAATCCTTCCAGCTCACCACTGGGAGAGATGTCCTCACTCCCTGAAGCAAGTGGCAGTGAAGTACCATCTGTCTCAGGAGGCCCAAATAACATGCCTTCACATTTAGTGGTTTCCCAGAATCAGTTAATGATGACAGGGCCAAAACCTGGACCATCACCCCTTTCAACAACTCAAGGTGCAactccccagcagcctcctgtAAATTCCCTGCCCAGCTCTCATGGCCACCACTTTCCAAATGTGGCTGCCCCAACCCAAACATCTAGGCCTAAAACACCAAACAGAGCCAGCCCCAGACCCTATTATCCTCAGACACCCAACAACCGCCCTCCCAGCACAGAACCTTCAGAAATCAGTCTATCACCAGAAAGACTCAATGCCTCCATAGCAGGACTCTTCCCCCCACAGATTAATATTCCTTTACCTCCCAGGCCAAATTTAAACAGAGGCTTTGATCAACAGGGCCTAAATCCAACAACTTTGAAGGCCATCGGACAAGCACCTTCAAATCTTACCATGAATAATCCTTCCAATTTTGCTGCCCCACAGACTCACAAATTAGATTCTGTGGTGGTGAATTCTGGAAAGCAGTCTAATTCTGGAGCAACAAAACGGGCAAGTCCAAGCAACAGTCGCAGGTCTAGTCCTGGGTCAAGTAGGAAAACCACCCCAAGTCCAGGGAGACAAAATTCAAAAGCCCCTAAACTTACTCTTGCCTCTCAAACTAATGCAACCTTGTTGCAAAATGTGGAGTTGCCAAGAAACGTATTGGTCAGTCCTACTCCTTTGGCCAACCCCCCTGTACCTGGAAGCTTCCCTAACAACAGCGGGCTGAATCCTCAGAATCCTACCATGCCTGTGGCTGCAATAGGGGGTGTTCTTGAGGAAAACAAGGAGAGCTTGACTATGCCTCAGGACAGCGACTGCCAGAATTCCCAGGGTAGGAAGGAGCAGGTAAACGTTGAGCTAAAAGCAGTCCCTGCCCAAGAAGTTAAAATTGCCCCTGAAGATCAATCCAAAAAGGATGGGCAACCTTCGGATACTAACAAACTTCCCAGTATCGAAGAGAACAAAAATTTGGTGTCTCCTGCTATGAGGGAAGCACCAACATCGTTAAGTCAACTTCTTGATAACTCTGGAGCTCCTAATGTGACCATTAAACCCCCTGGGCTTACAGATCTGGAAGTAACACCTCCAGTAGTTTCTGGAGAGGACCTGAAAAAAGCATCTGTCATTCCCACACTGCAGGATTCGTCTTCTAAAGAACCCTCTAATTCCCTAAATTTACCTCACAGTAACGAGCCATGTTCAACCCTTGTGCATCCAGAATTGAGTGAGGTCAGTTCTAATGTTGCACCAAGCATCCCTCAAGTAATGTCAAGACCTGTCAGCTCTTCCTCCATTTCCACTCCTTTGCCCCCAAATCAGATAACTGTTTTTGTAACTTCCAATCCCATCACAACTTCAGCTAACACATCAGCAGCTCTGCCAACTCACCTGCAGTCTGCATTAATGTCAACAGTTGTCACAATGCCCAATGTGGGTAGCAAGGTTATGGTTTCTGAGGGACAGTCAGCTGCTCAGTCAAATGCCCGGCCTCAGTTCATTACACCTGTCTTTATCAATTCATCCTCAATAATTCAGGTTATGAAAGGATCACAGCCAAGCACAATTCCTGCAACCCCACTGACAACCAACTCTGGCTTGATGCCTCCCTCTGTTGCAGTCGTTGGCCCTTTACACATACCTcagaatataaaattttcttctgcTCCTGTACTGCCTAATGCCCCCTCCAGTAGTCCTGCTGCAAACATACAGACAGGTCGACCCTTGGTCCTTAACTCACGAGCCACCCCTGTTCAGCTTCCTTCCCCACCTTGTACAACTTCTCCAGTTGTCCCTCCTCATCCCCCTGTCCAGCAAGTAAAAGAACTGAATCCAGAGGAGACTAGTCCTCAGGTGAGCACCTCAGCAGATCAGAGCACTCTGCCCTCTTCACAGTCAACCACAGTGGTTTCTCCCCTTTTGACCAATAGTCCAGGCTCCTCTGTCAACCGGCGAAGCCCAGTCTCATCTAGTAAGGGCAAAGGAAAAGTGGACAAAATCGGCCAGATTTTGCTGACCAAGGCGTGTAAAAAAGTTACAGGCTCTCTTGAGAAAGGGGAAGAACAATATggtgcagatggagaaactgaaggcCAAGGGCTAGAGACCACAGCTCCAGGGCTCATGGGAACAGAGCAGTTATCCACAGAGCTGGACAGTAAAACCCCAACACCCCCAGCACCCACTCTGCTAAAAATGACCTCTAGCCCTGTGGGCCCCGGCTCCGCCTCAGCAGGACCCAGCTTACCTGGCAGTACTCTCCCCACCAATGTACGCTCGATAGTAACCACTCTGGTACCCTCTGAGCTCATCTCCGCGGCGCCGACCACAAAAAACAATCATATTGGCATAGCATCTGAGCCACTTGCAGGTGGCCTAGTGGAGGAGAAGGTGGGATCTCATCCAGAGCATCTACCCAGCATAG CCCCTTCACAGAGTTTAGTCCCAAAGGAAACTCCAGCCACAGCACTGCAGGGGTCTGTTCCCAGACCAG aactCGAGGCAAATGCTGCCATAGTCTCTGGACAAAG TGAGCCCAAAGAGATAACTGAGAAGTCCAAAACTCCAAGCCGAAGAAACTCCCGAACTGAAGAGCCAGCTGTGGCTTCTGAAAGTGTGGAAAATGGACATCGTAAGCGATCCTCTCGGCCTGCTTCAGCCTCCAGCTCTACTAAAG aCATAACCAGTGCGGTGCAATCCAAGCGAAGAAAATCCAAGTAA